In Phoenix dactylifera cultivar Barhee BC4 chromosome 11, palm_55x_up_171113_PBpolish2nd_filt_p, whole genome shotgun sequence, the following are encoded in one genomic region:
- the LOC103717093 gene encoding protein NIM1-INTERACTING 3 — protein sequence MEGSRRGKRPACVASPSSPRPQTPPLTEEDEEEEKIEKFYAVLGNIRAMRDLWRTNPRNKRPRKEEPLWRPTFVREDFIDPDEAAGSPEGGSVASKEGERRKGKEKEARGEDHSGLDLTLALL from the coding sequence ATGGAAGGGAGTCGGAGAGGAAAGCGGCCAGCTTGTGTTGCCTCCCCCTCATCACCACGACCACAAACACCTCCGTTGACAGAggaagatgaggaggaggaaaagattGAGAAGTTCTATGCTGTTCTGGGAAACATCAGAGCCATGAGAGATCTCTGGAGAACCAACCCAAGAAACAAGAGGCCGAGGAAGGAGGAGCCACTCTGGCGGCCAACTTTCGTGCGGGAGGACTTCATTGATCCCGACGAAGCTGCTGGGAGCCCAGAAGGTGGATCGGTTGCTTccaaggagggagagagaaggaaagggaaagagaaggaagcgAGAGGAGAAGACCACAGCGGTTTGGATCTCACCCTTGCTCTCTTGTAA
- the LOC113463380 gene encoding protein NEGATIVE REGULATOR OF RESISTANCE-like, translating into METGRNDKRPWSGSDDEERLKRPKVDKGDDRTVTEEEVEEFYAALRRIREVSKGVVSRNGSRGVRGGGRGGAASWVPAFKWEDFEEGGVVEVNVTETPTNEAETSGGESRRRTKVADEERVAKDDGRCLDLNAQPETKGVGRSKPEPGGDSTASFPPSSS; encoded by the coding sequence ATGGAAACGGGAAGGAACGACAAACGGCCATGGAGCGGCTCCGACGATGAGGAAAGGCTGAAGAGGCCTAAGGTGGACAAAGGCGATGATCGAACGGtgacggaggaggaggtggaggagttctACGCCGCCCTCCGTCGGATCCGCGAAGTTTCCAAAGGTGTCGTCTCAAGAAACGGCAGCCGAGGAGTTAGAGGCGGAGGACGGGGTGGTGCTGCCAGTTGGGTACCGGCGTTTAAGTGGGAGGACTTCGAGGAGGGTGGCGTCGTTGAAGTTAATGTGACGGAGACACCGACAAACGAGGCGGAGACCAGCGGTGGAGAGAGTAGGAGGCGGACGAAGGTGGCCGATGAGGAGAGAGTGGCGAAGGACGACGGGAGGTGCCTCGACTTGAACGCGCAGCCGGAAACCAAGGGCGTGGGCCGCTCTAAACCCGAACCGGGAGGTGATTCTACCGCGTCATTTCCACCTTCGAGCTCGTGA